Genomic segment of Triticum aestivum cultivar Chinese Spring chromosome 6A, IWGSC CS RefSeq v2.1, whole genome shotgun sequence:
CTAAGATGCATCCGGGAGAAATGTGATAACTGGTGCAAAAGACTGTTTATCAAATGTCAAAACAGTTAGGCATGTAAAATGTTCGACTCCTATGTGATTGCAAATTTTGAGGGGGGAAAACATCATTTTTGTGGCCTATGTACAAACAAAAGATTTTGTGCTTAAAATTTCCTCTCTTTTTCGGGAGCTGAGTTTGTTTTTTAGGATATTTTTTCTATGAAATGTGCAAGCATTCAAATTACAAACATTCCTGTTGTGATCAGTTACTTTTCTTCAGAGAATTCTTAAGCTAAcagttttgaattttgttttgccgGTGTAAATTAGAATGTGCATGTTTTTTGTGAAGAAAAGGCAGGTCATTTCTGCCACGCGATCAGAAAAAGAAGATAGCACATATACAAAGTGGAAAATGAAGAAAATAAGAATCGCTTGCCATCAGGTTTGTCAAATATCAGGTGTGCCTTTGCACCAGTATCCTTGCGACGTTTCCCCTTGAAAAACTCGCGCCAACGTATCAACATTGATAAAACAATGGTGGACATTTACAAGCACAAAGCCGATACTATGCTCAAACCGCACAACATACATATTGCATAATAATTGCGAAAGATTAGTGAACGACATGCcacgaccctatatatatatttaCTTATATATCAACTTTCTGAACGCCGTCTATCTGACACTTGATTCCTGGGATTGCCATAAACGTGCTCACCAGGCTCAGCGACTCCGCAGTTAGCAACTCGTGTATGATCACAACACAATCTTTGTTTCCAGAGATAGGCGGCACTCCACTAGGTAACGAAATGGTCGATCATATGCTTTATGACATCGGCACCTTCGCTATGGACGACAGGATCTTTAACCTGCTCAAAATTCCAGTTTATAGGAAGATAGCCTCAGCCTCAGCATTATGTTCCCAAACATTAGCGCTGTGGATATCAGAGCATGGATGGTGTTTGCGAGCCAAAGACGTACCTGAATTACACTGTGTGCAGCAGATCTTGCTTTGCTATTATGGAAGCTGACGTCCACCTTTTCCCATGACACACGCTTAAGTCCTCTCAAAAGCCGTTCTGCAATATTTCACGCAAAGCTAGCCCATCAGGTCCACTTCTGCTTCAAGGACTGATAGGAGCTAAGAGCATGTGTCCAATAATGATACGACTTGCATTTTCTGATTCCTTGGACAGTACATTAGACAATTTGTGGAAACTCGTGATCAAAGGAACATAGAAAATATTTCCCACAACAGAAAAGAGAAAGATAGAAAAAGATGACAGCCCAACCACAAGATCCAACACGGAACACCACAACCACAAGTCGTTTCAGTGAACAGGGAGGTAGGAGCCATTTATCTCGATTAGTCTGGAAACTGTCCTTGAACATGGTCTCATTTGTGACCGTATCTGCCGACACCATGTTACACCTACACATTCTAGAGTCATACGCACCCAGGAAACATGGTGTGTAGTCAGGGATCCTATGCAACATGGCACGGCACATTAAACAACCACAACATGACAGTTGGTGTTATGTCTGGATGTTCCCATGCCCTGACTATTCCAAACTGAGAAGCAATAGTTTGCTTTAGTTTtctggatcaagcaaagaaagtgtGAAACTGAAGGCAGCATCCAAAtcaacatgattttttttctttttacataTAGTCCATGCAATAGTAATGTTACAACTTTAAACTCAAATTATGCTAGAAGAAACAAAAATGAGATAAGTATGATGTCAATAGTAATGTTTGTCCTTTTCCGCTTAGTTATGTCATATTCGAAACCAACAGGAGCTGGGATGCTTAATCTCAATATTGCATATCAACACGAAAATGCAGCATCGTCAACTCCAATCTAGTACACATAACAAATAATATTTCAAATCACGCAGCTAGGAAAGTCCAAATCACAACTAAGCTTTCCGTCTTATAGTGGTATTTAATAATATTTTCTCTAAGTATCCTTTTGTTCATAAGAAACTAGTCATGACATAGTGAAAGACAACATATTCCTAGTTTAGTCAAAATCATGATGCATACCTTCGAGAGTGCAGTTATCCTTGTCCATATCAGCAACATCAGCACATTGATCAAGAGTTTCTGCTTTGGATAGTTCCTCGTATACAATATGTGGATAAATCTTGCTTGTCGAATCAACCCACTAAAAAACAGAATCAAATCAAGTTACAAATGGCCAACTAAGTGAAAGGATTATGATATAGATTCACAGTTACGTACCAAAATCAAAATATACACATAAAAGTTCATAAACGGTACCTTGGGTAGTTCGGAGGCCCCCCTGATTGATGATGTCCTCCATCCAACAATGTCTTAATCAATATCAGTTATGGAAAAACCTCAAGAAAAAGCTTATTTTTACAGGCTTATTTAAGGATTAAAGTAAGGATACGGTCGTAACCAACATTGGAGTATGCAACTCTTCGCTGAAATGCTTGCAAAGCGGATCTACAATAAGAAATCCGTAAGCATGAAAATGTACAAGTATTCACAATCCAAGCACATAGAGGCAGTTGGCAGACAAGCATACATGAACCGTAGGTCCTCACAATCATCCACCATAAGTTGCAACAACGGAGGCtttccatcatcattatcagtaagAAATAGGTGCTTGCCAGTTCTTCTGAATATGAAGTGAATGATGCAGCACGCAAACTTTTCTATCGCAGTAACTCCAAAAAGGAAAGGAACCTGCATATTGGTTTTAAAAAACATCACCGTAAGATGGAAATATTATACAATTTCTCCTGTTCTGAATACAGTAACATAAGATCAAAGTAAACCACTACCTGCTTGTTTCCTCTAGAACCAAGATGTGGTGATGCAACAGTTATGAAGTTGACTGCATCAAGCCCATGTATATTGCCTCTGTTGCTGTCTGTCAAACTTTGAGGAGAATTTTCAAGTGATTGTCCAGGAGGCCTATAAAGTCTTCCGATAGCATATCTTGCAACCAATCCTCCAACGGAATGCGCAACAAAAGATATCTTTGTTATCTGTGGTCTTTTGTTGATTTCTTCGATAACCTGGCTTGCTAGATTTTTGTCATTAAATTGGGGGAATGAAGACATAAAGCGCAGAAAGGAAGATGAAAAATGGAAGATGCGTAATAAAAAACTAACCTCTTGTGCCAACCGTTCACCCATCACATCAATGCCATCTAAAGTTAGCTTGTGCATGTTGCTGTTACTACCTACAGAATTAACATATCGTTGGACTATCCACAAGGAAATGTAAAAGAAATAGGCTCTGAATGGCTTCAATTGCTAAAATGGAAGTACAGGGAGAGAGGAATCAATTGTTATCTGCCACAATAGCTTTTCTTATTTCATCGTGAGAATGTGTGATCTACGTGTGGCAATGCAATAGCTCACTAAACTTAACAGTTTACACCAATAAGATAGGCGATGAACACGCAGGAATGAGTAGACCTTACAATGAACTATGACTCTGTCTTCTAGCAACTTATGGAATTGCTCAGCTCCATATTTCCAATCGGCTGTGCTGTACGAATAACGAGAGTAATATCAATACAAGGGGGAAATGCCAAAGTAGGAACAACTAGATTACTCATAGTTGCAatatacatgtgtggatgcatCGGGGGAAATAGTAACGTGTTAAGATCAGCTAGTTAGGCACTCTGAATTCATTGAAATGGGACCTAATTTTGCTTATTTGTTGAAAGTTTTCTTTCCTGAAAACAATCAGGTAACTATCGCGTCAATCACAAATCCGCAAAGTTTTCAAGGCAACCGACAGGCCCCTACGTGTTACTAGGAGGATCAAGCAATTCAGGAAGCCAGAAAACTTTTCTTTCCTGAAAAGTGAAGCCAAATCAGAGCACAAAATCGATAGGCTTGGTAGGCCGTACCTCCCGACGATCCCGTGGACCATGATCACCAGGTGGTCGGGCCCGCCtacggccggcgccggcgccggcgctgccGCCTCCTCCCGGCAGTCTCTGCCTGCCAGGTCGCCCATTTAACTAGCCGGCCCGCCCGCCCAACACGAACGCACGCACAGGCCGCGCGCGAAGGGGGGAGGGAGTGGGGGGAACGGATAGAGGGCAGAGGCGCTGCTCGGGGGCGGGGAAAGGGGCAGAGTGTCTTATAGGCGGGCGAATCGCGCGAGTCCGCGTGTACGCCAACGCGAAACGGGCGAGAGCGGAGACGGCTCGTGATTGGAGGAAGAGGGTGACAGGTGGGGAAGACAATGCTGACGGGGACCGCCTGTCTGGGACGAGCGGAGCACGGGTTGGGGGTAGGCGTGGCGGCCTAATCCGAATGGCAGAACACGCCGGCGGAGAGCCATGGAAGCAAGTGCAACCACCGGCAGACGGCGGAGGATGATCGAGAGTATCGCCTGCTTCTACATGTGGTGCTTTGCTTTATCTTCTGATTTTTCTTTCGGGTCCTatttattgcacatctaaatgatTCAATCaaattagaaaaaaataaaaaaatgcttgCATGATTCTTCACGTAAAATTAATGATATATGATTTAGATGTGCAAtatttagagcacatctagatgtactTTAGCAAaacagttttcttttcttttgggaaGACTTATGTTATGATATGTCTTCAAATTTACCCCTGAACATAAACAAATTGATTAGTTGTCCAATAATAAAGAAGATAAACAAAATTGAACACACAATTATCATGATTGACAAACACAAAAActccttttttttgggggggggggggggggggagcccaaGACTATGTATTAATTAAGACCAAGCATTTGAGCAAAAGAAACCCAAACCTTACAAGAATATGAAATTGCCGGCAAGTCCTTTAAGAAATCGGTGTAGCCTTCCTTTCGCATCCATTGGCAATACGTCGTGAGCAAAGCTCGTTGTTGTCTCTAGGCCTCTGTCTTATCGAAGCAACCTTGTTGAAACACAAGAGTTTGTAGAAGCAACGACCGAATAATCATCAATGGATCATCAGGAAAAACGATGAGACGGTAGGAGGGAGACTGGAGACAAACTAATTAGCCCCCCTTCCTCGCGTCGCCCCTCTCGGGCGGCTCGAGGGCGACAACCCTAGATCTCGCCGcctcctcccttcctcccctccctcctcGCCGCCACCAGAGGCATccgccgggcaagcccggggcgtcgccaaggaaggtggcggcggggcctctgCTGCTCCGTTTCTCCAGCGGGGGGCGTCGGATTCCGGGGCGGCGGCCTCGTTCGGTGAGGCGCCACCGTCTCCTCGGCTGGTGGTGGCGCGGGTGTGGTCCGGTGGGCTTGCTTGCGCGGGCAGCAAGCTTCCCGGCGGACGAGATCCGCGGCGCCGGCGGTGGGGCTTCTGGCCTCTTCGGCTCCGGATCTGGCCACCCCTTCCCCCTTCTGCTGCCCTGCGTGCTCCACCCCTTCAGATCTGGTCCGGGTCGACTTGGTTCTCCGGTGCCTGGAGCTGGATGTGGTGTTGGTGGTGTGGAGCCTTGACCGGGAGAAATCCATGGCGGCGACGTCCATGGACGCCGctccccttcttggaggcgccaTTCAGGTCTTTTGCTCCACCCTCCCCTTCCCCTAGCCTCCCGGGTGAAAGCTCGAACTTTGTTGGGCGGCGACGATGCTCTTGGCTCCGTTTGCTTCTTGAAGTCGTCGCCTTGGATGCTTTTTGGATTGTGGGCACTACGGTGTGGTGGTTGTCGGGCGGCGGCGACTGTGTgccccaagtggcggcggcggcagcttggCAGGTCCGGCAGTGTTCGGGTTTCTTCTGGTGCTCTCTGTGCAACTGGTGACAGCTTGGTCCGGCGGCCTCTGGCCAGGAGGGGATCGGGTTCCCCTCCTCCGGCGGCTACAGTAGTGCAAGTTGTGAGTGCCGGAGCGTCATTCCTCGGCCTTGGCCCTGCCTCCTCGTTGCTCCGTCCTCCCTGGACACCCTGTTGTTGTCTGACCGGCATCTTTCTCCTCTCCAAAGGATCGTCAGTGGGCAGCGGTGATGCGGTGTTTCTGGTGAAGTTTCTTAGTCATGTAGGGTGTGCTCTGTTCCTACTCCTTCTGGTTGCATCCTTCCATCCATGTTCTAGGGTGAGCAACCCATATGTCGACGGTTCGGCGCCTTTCGAGccaggcgaggaggcaggggcctCTTTCGACAGTGGGAATGCATGGTGATGTTGTTCCAGGGCTTTGGTGTTTGGTGCCGTCATAGCCTATCCTTGACAGCGGGCGCTTCCCGGAGCCCCATTTCTCCTTCCCTGGTGAGCCTTGGGTGGACGAGGGCCTCTGCGTGCTTCAGCTCATGCTTATCATGTGCTATCTCCTAGCTGTAGTGTGTGAGGTTTTGAGAGTTGCCTTCCAGCACCCTTGTATCTTGCcgtgttttgtttttttgtttgttcgAGTTTGTAATGTAGTGGTTGTAATCCtgaccggttgatggctttgttaattcaaagccggtctctccttgagccttcgttctaaaaaaataaaataatcaTCAATGTAGACTAAAAGACACGGCGACCCAGATTTAGGAAGATCAACGTCCCGAAGAAGCCTAACTGATGCGGGCAAACAACAATCTCAACTCTAGCCACAAACCTCACAATTTCTACGATGGAGTTGTATTCAGCTGAGCTTCATCGAACAAAGATAGAACTTGAGAACAAAAACACGCGAAACGTCGTCTTGTCATGGGCAAACGCAAATCACCCTAGACTGAATGCCCCATGACTGGATCATCTAACTCGTCGATGTCCTAGGAAGGCCATTGACATGAAAAAACCAAGGTGTCATTGTTCCCATCATCATGCCGCCCCAACTTCGCCCACAATGAGGAACTCAAAACCCATATGAGATATGAACCAAAAACACATATCATCTAGGTTTTGAGTTTTTGGTTCATATGATGATGCTTTGCTGGCCAACGCTTTTGCCTCAAAAAGGTTGTCAAAC
This window contains:
- the LOC123127899 gene encoding putative lipase ROG1 isoform X1 translates to MGDLAGRDCREEAAAPAPAPAVGGPDHLVIMVHGIVGSTADWKYGAEQFHKLLEDRVIVHCSNSNMHKLTLDGIDVMGERLAQEVIEEINKRPQITKISFVAHSVGGLVARYAIGRLYRPPGQSLENSPQSLTDSNRGNIHGLDAVNFITVASPHLGSRGNKQVPFLFGVTAIEKFACCIIHFIFRRTGKHLFLTDNDDGKPPLLQLMVDDCEDLRFISALQAFQRRVAYSNVGYDHIVGWRTSSIRGASELPKWVDSTSKIYPHIVYEELSKAETLDQCADVADMDKDNCTLEERLLRGLKRVSWEKVDVSFHNSKARSAAHSVIQVKDPVVHSEGADVIKHMIDHFVT
- the LOC123127899 gene encoding putative lipase ROG1 isoform X2, whose protein sequence is MHKLTLDGIDVMGERLAQEVIEEINKRPQITKISFVAHSVGGLVARYAIGRLYRPPGQSLENSPQSLTDSNRGNIHGLDAVNFITVASPHLGSRGNKQVPFLFGVTAIEKFACCIIHFIFRRTGKHLFLTDNDDGKPPLLQLMVDDCEDLRFISALQAFQRRVAYSNVGYDHIVGWRTSSIRGASELPKWVDSTSKIYPHIVYEELSKAETLDQCADVADMDKDNCTLEERLLRGLKRVSWEKVDVSFHNSKARSAAHSVIQVKDPVVHSEGADVIKHMIDHFVT